A window from Heterodontus francisci isolate sHetFra1 chromosome 4, sHetFra1.hap1, whole genome shotgun sequence encodes these proteins:
- the tomm5 gene encoding mitochondrial import receptor subunit TOM5 homolog, protein MFRMEALGPKMDPEELRKKMRVDVLRSVRNFLIYVAVLRATPFILKKLDSI, encoded by the exons ATGTTCAGGATGGAGGCGCTGGGGCCGAAGATGGACCCGGAGGAACTGCGCAAGAAGATGCGGGTGGACGTGCTGCGTTCCGTCCGCAACTTCCTCATCTACGTGGCCGTCCTGAGGGCGA CTCCCTTTATCCTAAAGAAACTGGATAGTATATGA